Proteins encoded within one genomic window of Thalassospira sp. TSL5-1:
- a CDS encoding GNAT family N-acetyltransferase: MLISGTGPQDYNELISLWERSVRATHAFLVEKDILRLRDVILDQYFDAVELFCARDENGVITGFIGIAKQRIEMLFVTPNMMGQGIGRALVADAITTHGITDVDVNEQNPDAVGFYQRMGFVVFGRSETDGEGNPFPILHMRLASASD, from the coding sequence ATGCTGATTTCAGGAACCGGTCCTCAAGACTATAACGAGCTGATTTCATTATGGGAAAGGTCGGTACGCGCCACGCATGCCTTTCTGGTTGAAAAGGACATTCTGCGTTTGCGTGATGTGATCCTTGATCAGTATTTTGATGCCGTTGAGCTGTTCTGTGCCCGGGATGAAAACGGGGTCATCACCGGCTTTATCGGCATCGCCAAACAGCGCATCGAAATGTTGTTTGTGACCCCAAATATGATGGGGCAGGGCATTGGCCGTGCATTGGTCGCCGATGCCATAACAACGCACGGGATCACCGATGTTGATGTGAACGAACAAAACCCTGATGCGGTTGGTTTTTATCAACGCATGGGCTTTGTTGTTTTTGGCCGTTCGGAAACAGATGGCGAGGGCAATCCGTTTCCGATTTTGCATATGCGACTGGCAAGTGCATCAGATTGA
- a CDS encoding polynucleotide kinase produces MTQSLMDKPGSETAPRPAVVFDVDGTLAEFDADVLGHLVHGPVKHWDAFFDAMDHTAPVADIERLLRILHGTGQAIVICTGRPEGWRARTEAWLTAHEIPFDGVYLRPVDADHRSDEDVKEDLLHQIRADGFAPWLVVDDRQSVVDKWRDLGLTCLQCAPGNF; encoded by the coding sequence ATGACACAAAGCCTTATGGATAAACCGGGATCAGAAACAGCCCCCCGTCCGGCGGTGGTGTTTGATGTGGATGGCACCTTGGCCGAATTTGATGCCGATGTGCTGGGGCATTTGGTGCATGGCCCGGTCAAACACTGGGATGCCTTTTTTGATGCGATGGACCACACCGCACCGGTCGCTGATATTGAACGCCTGCTGCGCATTTTGCATGGGACGGGGCAGGCGATTGTCATTTGTACGGGGCGGCCCGAAGGCTGGCGGGCGCGCACCGAAGCCTGGCTGACGGCGCATGAAATTCCGTTTGATGGTGTTTATTTACGCCCGGTGGATGCCGATCATCGCAGTGACGAGGATGTCAAAGAAGATTTGTTACATCAAATCCGGGCGGATGGTTTTGCCCCCTGGCTGGTGGTGGATGATCGCCAGTCGGTGGTGGATAAATGGCGGGACCTGGGCCTGACCTGCCTGCAATGTGCACCGGGCAATTTCTGA
- a CDS encoding thermonuclease family protein, whose translation MKKPICRTIIAAALGLGSILPARAHAACYDWPLRQRGGEYAYDGDTIYVLIPGLPGEIAQMSVRVRGVDTPEIRGKCTSEKQLASKARDYARQSLKQAKKVEFCEPEWGRYGGRVVASVRIDGRALDQELISAGLARPYDGKTKRAPWCG comes from the coding sequence ATGAAGAAACCGATCTGCCGCACGATCATTGCGGCAGCCCTTGGCCTTGGTAGTATTCTGCCTGCCAGGGCCCACGCCGCCTGCTATGACTGGCCGTTACGCCAGCGGGGCGGTGAATATGCCTATGATGGCGATACCATTTACGTCCTGATCCCCGGCCTGCCCGGCGAAATTGCCCAAATGTCGGTTCGGGTGCGCGGGGTGGACACCCCCGAAATTCGTGGCAAATGTACCAGTGAAAAGCAACTTGCCAGCAAGGCCCGCGATTATGCCCGCCAAAGCCTGAAACAGGCAAAAAAGGTGGAGTTTTGCGAACCCGAATGGGGTCGTTATGGCGGGCGCGTTGTGGCATCGGTCCGTATTGATGGCCGTGCACTGGACCAGGAACTAATCAGTGCCGGTCTTGCCCGCCCCTATGACGGCAAAACCAAACGGGCACCGTGGTGCGGTTAA
- a CDS encoding AAA family ATPase gives MPLSYPENLVVLTGGPGAGKTTLINYLNTLGYETSPEIARNVIETQQKQGGTALPWQDNEAYCRLMTEGSMRAWQVGMALAPVTVFFDRGLPDALAHRRLYQLPEDSTLNQVIKTCRYRQTVFILPPWPEIYQTDTARKQSLAEAIKTYDVLHQTYLDCGYTPVEIAKGPVEQRAEQILTLLSR, from the coding sequence ATGCCGTTATCTTACCCGGAAAACCTTGTGGTTCTAACCGGTGGCCCCGGTGCCGGTAAAACCACTCTGATCAATTATTTGAACACGCTTGGTTATGAAACCAGCCCCGAGATTGCCCGAAACGTTATTGAAACCCAGCAAAAACAAGGTGGCACTGCCCTGCCCTGGCAGGATAACGAAGCCTATTGCAGGCTTATGACTGAAGGTTCCATGCGTGCCTGGCAGGTTGGTATGGCCCTGGCACCCGTGACGGTATTTTTCGACCGGGGCCTGCCTGATGCGCTGGCCCATCGACGGCTATACCAACTGCCCGAAGACAGCACCTTAAATCAGGTCATTAAAACCTGTCGGTACCGACAAACCGTTTTCATTTTGCCACCCTGGCCGGAAATTTACCAAACCGATACCGCCAGAAAACAAAGCCTTGCCGAGGCCATTAAAACCTATGACGTTTTGCATCAAACCTATCTTGACTGCGGCTACACCCCGGTCGAAATAGCCAAAGGCCCGGTTGAACAGCGGGCGGAACAAATATTAACACTGCTATCGCGATGA
- a CDS encoding histidine phosphatase family protein produces MIFPYWHYDMPAVPFVFMRHGETEANRTGVIAGSTEVPLNTTGEKQARAAAPLLAEWPWRAVFASPQQRARHTAELAMPGLVPTLLPGLRERHWGDLEGRPVTEICPRFDTPPAGEPFNDMCKRVCNALNIALADHDAKQGHTLIVAHSGVMRCILHLTGFDADGPRILNATPFLFTPVDGRWEYKQLGARADDNPQENAR; encoded by the coding sequence ATGATTTTTCCCTATTGGCATTATGATATGCCTGCTGTGCCGTTTGTTTTTATGCGGCATGGCGAAACGGAAGCCAACCGAACCGGCGTTATTGCCGGTTCCACCGAAGTTCCCCTGAATACGACAGGCGAAAAACAGGCACGGGCCGCGGCCCCCTTGCTGGCGGAATGGCCGTGGCGGGCGGTTTTTGCCAGCCCGCAACAGCGGGCCCGCCATACCGCCGAACTGGCGATGCCCGGCCTGGTGCCAACCCTGCTGCCCGGTTTGCGTGAACGGCATTGGGGTGACCTGGAAGGGCGTCCTGTCACGGAAATTTGCCCGCGTTTTGATACACCACCTGCGGGCGAGCCGTTTAACGATATGTGCAAACGGGTGTGCAATGCGCTGAATATCGCGCTGGCGGACCATGATGCCAAACAGGGGCATACCTTGATTGTGGCCCATTCCGGCGTGATGCGGTGCATTTTGCATTTAACCGGCTTTGATGCCGATGGCCCGCGCATTTTGAATGCAACGCCCTTTCTCTTTACCCCCGTTGATGGTCGCTGGGAATACAAACAGCTTGGCGCACGGGCAGATGATAACCCGCAGGAAAATGCACGATGA
- a CDS encoding AAA family ATPase yields the protein MQVPYPTNLVVITGGPGAGKTTLINYLNERGYETSPEVARNVIETQQERGGTALPWQDNEAYCRLMIRGCIRAWQEGMSQDPLPVFFDRGLPDTLTHRRLSKLDEDTALKQAIETYRYRRTVFILPPWAEIYKTDNARTKTFAEAVKTYVILYRTYLECGYEPIEIRKGPVEQRAAQILARLKL from the coding sequence ATGCAAGTGCCTTATCCAACGAACCTTGTTGTCATCACCGGTGGCCCCGGTGCAGGCAAAACCACACTGATCAATTATTTGAATGAACGCGGCTATGAAACCAGCCCGGAGGTTGCCCGAAACGTTATTGAAACCCAGCAGGAACGCGGCGGCACGGCCCTGCCCTGGCAGGATAACGAAGCCTATTGCAGGCTTATGATCCGGGGGTGCATCCGTGCCTGGCAGGAAGGCATGAGCCAGGACCCGTTACCGGTGTTTTTTGACCGGGGCCTGCCCGATACCCTGACCCATCGGCGGTTATCCAAGCTGGACGAAGACACAGCCTTAAAGCAGGCGATTGAAACCTATCGTTACCGAAGGACAGTTTTTATCCTGCCGCCCTGGGCCGAAATCTACAAAACTGATAATGCGCGAACAAAAACCTTCGCCGAGGCCGTCAAGACATATGTGATTTTATACCGCACCTATCTTGAATGTGGCTATGAACCCATCGAAATACGCAAAGGCCCGGTTGAACAACGGGCCGCACAAATACTGGCACGGCTAAAGCTGTGA